Proteins encoded together in one Aeromonas encheleia window:
- a CDS encoding DUF2987 domain-containing protein, whose product MKLVRHGMAASLLLLPTLGLAQPSLDLQYSTFYSQMKTFAKGEFGQARLGFYLTDPQTGQRCGLSAARVSTQDREVAAEVTVDGELRLPYDDDLNLDKATVVVALTEPHASCDLSVQVMADAPAGAFEVSELLGRQQDMQALLDKLAGMIGKYFLPGMEGVRVSLAQPSGTAYLIDGDRQQALPWRDGQLLLDNALLADFATGKLQLQGEILRLTPWLHKG is encoded by the coding sequence ATGAAGCTGGTTCGACATGGCATGGCGGCAAGCTTGCTGCTACTGCCGACCCTTGGGCTGGCGCAGCCCTCGCTGGATCTGCAGTACTCAACCTTCTACAGCCAGATGAAGACCTTCGCCAAGGGGGAGTTTGGCCAGGCGAGACTCGGTTTTTATCTGACCGATCCGCAGACGGGCCAGCGCTGTGGCTTGAGCGCGGCGCGGGTCAGCACCCAGGATAGAGAGGTGGCTGCCGAGGTGACGGTGGACGGCGAACTGCGCCTGCCCTATGACGATGATCTCAATCTGGACAAGGCCACCGTGGTGGTGGCGCTGACCGAGCCGCACGCCAGCTGCGATCTGTCGGTGCAGGTGATGGCGGATGCACCAGCGGGGGCGTTCGAGGTGAGCGAGCTGTTGGGGCGTCAGCAGGACATGCAGGCGTTGCTGGACAAGCTGGCGGGCATGATCGGCAAGTACTTCCTGCCGGGGATGGAAGGGGTACGGGTGAGCCTGGCACAGCCGAGCGGCACCGCCTACCTCATCGATGGGGATCGCCAGCAGGCGCTGCCCTGGCGAGATGGCCAGCTGCTGCTCGACAATGCGCTGCTGGCCGACTTTGCGACAGGCAAATTGCAGCTGCAGGGGGAGATCCTGCGACTGACCCCCTGGTTGCACAAGGGTTGA
- a CDS encoding DUF2189 domain-containing protein, with translation MRIGGTLEQSLSQGYRLDLQGVVKEGWQQTRRTGFGLSLAIAGVMAIWILLSNTLLAPYLSREGDMDMALVLSLLITVMMSPMTSALDMLGLQQSVGVRARPNQVFDFFRHFLRLGSLSLLGSLITSLFGPLFELVGLPVMLAFIPSALVGMGLVFTVPLVLERGLPPAQAILVSLKLFARGWPSIVLLHGVMLALFFLALIPMGLGLIWVAPLYFNCKGILYRDLCGVAVEVTEVGESASKEGPDHFNA, from the coding sequence ATGCGGATCGGTGGAACCCTCGAACAGTCCCTCAGCCAGGGATATCGTCTGGACCTGCAAGGGGTGGTGAAGGAGGGCTGGCAACAGACCAGGCGCACCGGTTTTGGCCTGTCGCTGGCCATCGCCGGTGTCATGGCGATCTGGATCCTGCTGAGCAATACCCTGCTGGCTCCCTATCTCAGCCGGGAAGGTGACATGGACATGGCGCTGGTGTTGAGCCTGCTCATCACCGTCATGATGTCCCCCATGACCTCTGCCCTCGACATGCTGGGGCTGCAACAGTCGGTCGGTGTGCGAGCGCGCCCGAACCAGGTGTTCGACTTCTTTCGCCACTTCCTGCGCCTCGGTAGCCTGAGTCTGCTGGGCAGCCTGATCACCAGCCTGTTTGGCCCGCTGTTTGAGCTGGTGGGGCTGCCGGTGATGCTGGCGTTCATTCCCTCCGCCCTGGTGGGCATGGGGTTGGTGTTTACCGTCCCCCTGGTGCTGGAGCGTGGCCTGCCGCCGGCCCAGGCCATCCTGGTCTCGCTCAAGCTGTTTGCCCGTGGCTGGCCCAGCATAGTGCTGCTGCACGGCGTCATGCTGGCGCTGTTCTTCCTCGCCCTGATCCCCATGGGGCTGGGACTTATCTGGGTGGCCCCCCTCTATTTCAACTGCAAGGGGATCCTCTACCGGGATCTGTGCGGGGTCGCCGTCGAGGTGACCGAGGTAGGGGAGAGCGCAAGCAAAGAGGGCCCCGATCATTTCAACGCATGA